In Pseudomonas abieticivorans, the genomic window TTGAGCCAAAACCCCCGTGGCCATCGCCAAGGCCAAAGTGGACTTTTTCATGATTCGCTCCTCTGGGTACTACTTTTAATGTTTTTTTGGCCGCGCGCCCCCTGCGTCCATGCCGGGGTGACGGGCTTTGTTGGGAGGCGATCTTGAAGAGCGGATATTTCAGCGCCGCTGCTGAAACATTAAGATTTAGTTACAAAGGAACTTTCTGGAAACAAACCCACTTGCTGGGTTGAGGTGGCGCGCCCTGGCCAGCCAGCCAGGGCTTATTCACTTAACGCTTACGCAAAATCACACTGCCGATCGAATACCCTGCGCCAAAGGAGCTGAGCACGCCCAGCGCACCTTTGGGCAGGTCGTCCTGGTAGGTGTGGAAGGCAATCACCGAGCCTGCCGAACTGGTGTTGGCGTAGGTGTCCAGGATCACCGGCGCCTCCTGCACGCTGGCTTCACGGCCCAGCAGCTTCCTGACGATCAGGTGGTTCATGCTCAGGTTGGCCTGGTGCAGCCAGAAGCGCTTCACGTCACTGACCTGGATGTCGTTTTCGGCCAAGTGCGCGCCAATCAGTTCGGCCACCATCGGGCACACTTCGCGGAACACCTTGCGGCCTTCCTGCACGAACAGTTTGTCGGGTTGGCCAATGCCCTCTTCGGCGGCGCGGTTGAGGAAGCCAAAGTTGTTGCGGATGTTGTTGGAAAACTGCGTCAGCAGTTTGGTGCTGACCACATCGAACTGGTGTTTGGAGGTGGCCAGGTCTGCACGCTCGACCACAACCGCGGTGCAGGCGTCACCGAAAATGAAATGGCTGTCGCGATCACGGAAGTTCAAATGGCCGGTGCAAATCTCCGGGTCCACCACCAACACCGCGCGGGCCTGGCCCAGTTGCACGCTGTTGCACGCGGTCTGGATGCCGAAAGTGGCCGAGGAGCACGCCACGTTCATGTCAAACCCAAAACCCTGGATGCCCAGCGCCTGCTGCACTTCGACCGCCAGGGCCGGGTAGGCACGCGGTAGGTTGGAGCAGGCGACGATCACCGCGTCGATGTCGGCGGCGGTTTTGCCGGCACGCTCCAGCGCCTGCTTGGCAGCGGCCACGGCCATCTCGCAAAGGATCGACGGCTCGTCGTTGCTGCGCTCCGGCAGGCGCGGCTTCATGCGCTGCGGGTCGAGGATGCCGGCCTTGTCCATGACGAAACGGCTCTTGATGCCCGAGGCTTTTTCGATGAAGGCGGCGCTGGATTCGGTTGCAGCCTGGAGCTCGCCGCGCTCGATGGCCTCGGCGTTCTCGGCGTTGAACTGCTGGGCCCAGGTGTTATAGGACTGCACCAGCTCTTCGTTGGAGATGCTGTTGGCCGGGGTATACAGGCCCGTGCCGCTGATCACGACGTTATGCACGGTCGCTCCTCTCTATTATTTGGGGCCGCTACGTGGGCGGCGGCCGCATGACTGCACTGCGACATGGCACATTCGTACCATATTGCATACAAAGCTACCCGGCCAAAGGGGGCAGGCAGCCCCCGGGTCACGGGTTATTTATCGGCGAAGTGTGCCATATTTACCGGGGTTTCGCCCCTTTTACCCCAACCACCGATCAGCCTTCCACCTGGCTCCACTGCTTGCCCAGGCGCTTGTCGGAAATCGGCAGCTTGGTGCCCAACTGCTGGGCGAACAGCGATACCCGGTACTCCTCGATCAACCAGCGGTACAGTTCCAGCTCCGGGTCGCGCTTGCCTTCTTGGCCATGCTTGCTGGCGCGAGCCTGGTACTGCGCCCACAAGCCGGCCAACTCCTGGCTCCACACACGGTCTTTCTGCACCTGGCTTGCGAGTTTTTCCAGGCGCAGTTCGATGGCCTTGAGGTAGCGCGGTAACTCCTTGAACCACAGTGCCGGGGTTTGGCGCACGAAGCCTGGGTACACCAGGTTGCCCAGCTGTTGCTTGATGTCGTTGAGCGCCACGGCCTGGGCCAGGTCGATCTTGCCCTTGAAGCGCTTTTGCAGGCCGTGCCATAGCTTGAGGATATCCAGGGTCTGGCGCGCCAGGCGTTCGGCGTGCTCGGCCCAGGCACCGCGCTTGCGCTCGGCCAGGGACAGCAGGCCTGCGCCATCGCGGGGCAGGCTCGCTTCGCCTTCCAGGATGCAGCTGTCCAGGCTGGCCAACAGGATGTCTTCCACCAACGCGTCGACCCGGCCCAGCTCGCGGTACATCAACCCCAGTTCGGTCAGGCCCGGCAACTTGCCGCGCAGGAACTTGGCCGGTTCCGCCAATTGTTGCAACAACAGGCGCTGCAGGGCACGGCGGTGCTGGAATTGGGCCTCGGCGGCGGTCGAGAAGCGCCCTTCCTTGACCGTGCCGTTGTCTTCCACCAACGCCGGGTAGACCGTCATCGACAGCCCGGCGATGTTCTGCTGAGCCTTCTGGGCCACCGCGGCAAACACCTTGGCCTCTACCGGTTGCTGGCTTTTCGCCGACTGCGGTGCTGCCAAAGCGGCCTGGCTGGCTTGGGCAAAGCGCGCTGTCAGCTCGGCCAGGTCGCGGCCCTCGCCAAGGAACTTGCCCTGGCCGTCGAGCACTTCGATGTTCATGCGCAAATGGCTGTCGACCTGCTGCTCGGCCTCTTGCCAGGCTTCGTCGCTGACCCGTGCACCGGTCATGCGCAACAGTTCACGGCCCAGCGCCTGAGGCAGCGAGCCTTCGCCAAAGGTGATGCGTTGCAGGGCCGCCTTGATGAAGTCCGGCACCGGCACGAAGTTCTTGCGGATGACCTTGGGCAGGTTGCGCACCAGGGCAATGCACTTGGCCTCGATCAGCCCCGGCACCAGCCACTCCAGGCGTTCGTTGGGCAACGACGGCAACAACGGCGCCGGTACCCGCAAGGTCACGCCATCGCGCGGGTGGTTAGGCTCGAAGTGGTAGCTCAGCGCAAGCGTAAGGTCGCCCAGGCGCAGGGTGTCGGGGTACTGCGCGGCGGTCACTTCGCTGGCTTCGCGGGCCAGCACGTCCTCTTCGCGCATGATCAACAGTTGCGCGTTCTTCTGGCTCTCGCTCTTGTACCAGCTGTCGAAGGTGGCCGTCTGGTGGATCTCGGCCGGCAGGCGCGCTTCGTAGTAGGCGTACAGGGTTTCTTCGTCGGCCAGGATGTCGCGTCGGCGGGCCTTGGCTTCCAGTTCGTCGAGCTGTTCGAGCAACTGCCGATTGGCCGTAAGGCACTTGGCCCGCGACTGGATCTCACCGCGCACCAGGCCTTCGCGGATAAACATCTCGCGCGACACCACCGGGTCGATCGGCCCGTAATGCACCGGGCGGCGACCCACCACGATCAAGCCGAACAGGGTGATCTGCTCGAACGCCACCACCTGGCCGCGCTTCTTCTCCCAGTGCGGTTCGAAGTGGTTTTTCTTGATCAGGTGCCCGGCCAGTGGCTCGATCCAGTCGGCGTCGATCTTGGCCACCATGCGCGCGTACAGCTTGGTGGTCTCCATCAGTTCAGCGGTCATCAGCCACTGTGGGCGCTTCTTGCCGATGCCGGACGAGGGGTGAATCCAGAAGCGCCGTTGCCGTGCGCCCAGGTAGTCGCCCTCTTCGGTTTTCTGGCCGATCTGGCTCAACAGGCCGGAAAGGATCGCCTTGTGGAACTTGGGAAAGTCGGCCGGCTCCTTGTTGACCGTCAACTGCAGGTCGCGGCAGATCAGGCTCAACTGCCGGTGGGCGTCGCGCCACTCGCGCAGGCGCAGGTAGTTGAGGAAGTTTTTGCGGCACCAGTTGCGCAGCGGGCTGGCGGTCAGGGCCTGGCGCTGCTCTTCAAAGCCACGCCACAGGTTGACCAGCGCGGCGAAGTCCGAATCGGCGTCCTTCCACTGGGCGTGGGCCTGGTCGGCGGCCTGCTGGCGCTCGGGCGGGCGCTCGCGCACATCCTGCACCGACAGCGCACTGGCGACGATCAGCACTTCTTGCAGGCTGCCTTGCGTGGCGGCCTCAAGCAGCATACGGCCCATGCGCGGGTCCACCGGCAGGCGCGCCAACTGGCGGCCCAACGGCGTGAGCTGGTTTTCGCGGTTGACCGCCGACAGCTCCTGCAGCAGGTTGAAGCCGTCGGTAATGGCCTTGCCATCCGGCGGCTCGATAAACGGGAACTGGTCGATCTCGCCCAGGCGCAGGTGCAGCATCTGCAAAATAACGGCCGCAAGGTTGGTGCGCAGGATCTCTGGGTCGGTGAATTCCGGCCGGCCGTTGAAATCTTCTTCACTGTACAAGCGGATGCAGATACCAGGTTCAACCCGGCCACAACGGCCCTTGCGCTGGTTGGCGCTGGCCTGGGACACCGCCTCGATGGGCAGGCGCTGCACCTTGGCGCGGTAGCTGTAGCGGCTGATGCGCGCGGTGCCGCTGTCGATCACGTAACGGATGCCCGGCACGGTGAGCGAGGTTTCGGCAACGTTGGTGGCCAATACCACGCGGCGGCCAGGGTGGCTCTGGAAGATCTTTTGCTGCTCGGCCGGTGACAGGCGAGCGTACAGCGGCAAAATCTCGGTGTGCCTGAGCTGGGCCTTGCGCAGCATCTCGGCGGCGTCGCGGATCTCCCGCTCGCCCGGCAAAAACACCAGCACGTCGCCCGGGCGCTTGCCTTCGCTGCGTTCGAACACGGCGATTTCATCCAGGGTGGCGATGATCGCCTGGTCGACGCTCAGGTCTTCCTCGACGGCATTGCCCTCCTCGTCCTGCTCGCTGGTGAGCGGGCGGTACCAGGTATCGACCGGGTAGGTGCGGCCCGACACCTCGATGATCGGCGCATCGTTGAAGTGCTTGGAAAAGCGCTCCAGGTCGATGGTGGCCGAGGTGATGATCACCTTCAGGTCCGGACGCCGTGGCAGCAGGGTTTTCAGGTAGCCCAGCAAGAAGTCGATGTTCAGGCTGCGTTCGTGGGCTTCATCGACGATGATGGTGTCGTAGCGTTCCAGAAAGCGGTCGTGCTGGGTTTCGGCCAGCAAAATGCCGTCGGTCATCAGCTTGACCAGGGTGTTGGCGTCGCTCTGGTCCTCAAACCGCACCTGGTAGCCGACCAGCGCGCCCAGGGGCGTGCCCAATTCCTCGGCCACCCGCGTGGCCACGCTGCGCGCCGCGATCCGCCGTGGCTGGGTGTGGGCGATCTGGCCATGCTGGCCACGCCCCAGTTCCAGGCAGATCTTGGGCAACTGGGTGGTTTTGCCCGATCCGGTTTCGCCGGCGATGATCAACACTTGGTGCTCGGCGAGGATCTTCTTGATCTCGTCGCGCTTGGCCGCGATCGGCAGGCTGTCGTCGTAGCGAATCACCGGCACGCTGGCCCGCCGCGCCGCCACCTGGTCGAACGAGGCCTGCACCTTGGCCGCCCACTGCGCCAGCCTGGCCTCGTCGGGTTTCTTGCGCAGGTCGTGCAATTGGCGGCGCAAGCGGTGGCGCTCGCTGATCATCGCCTGGTCGAGGTTCTTGAGCAGTTGGTCGATAGCGGGAGTCTGGTCGGTCATCAGGTACGCAATGGCTACACGGCAAAATTTATGGCGGCAATTGTCGCATAAACCTGTGGGCGCCGCCCTTGTGGGAGCATGGCTTGCCAGCGATGGCGTACTTGAGGGCATCATCGCTGGCAAAGCCAGGCTCCCACACCACCGGGAGATTGTTTAGCGGTTAGCGATGTAAACATACAGCAATGCCAATTTAATCAACCAAAGCGCCGTGCAACCATCCGTCACCATGATGCCACCCGCGCTTGCTCCCGCCATCAATCTCATCCTGGCCTTCTGGGCCCTGTGGCACTGCCGCCACGCCCGCCCGCCGGACGCCCTGCTCGCTGCCTGACTGAAACCTCTATTTCATTCAAACCGTGCGCCCCACAAGGCGCCTGCGAGAGCCTCATGACATTTGCCCCTTTGCAACAGGCCCAGGATTTTTTGGCGGCCAACCCCGATATCGAGATGTTCGAGCTGTTTATCCTCGACGCCAACGGCGTGCCGCGCGGCAAGTTGCTGCACCGCGATGAACTGCTGGCCGTGTACGAAAGTGGCCGGCCCCTGCCCAGCACCATCCTCGGCCTGACCCTGCAAGGTGACGACGTGGAAAATTCAGGACTGGTGTGGGATGTGGGCGACATTGACTGCCGCGCCTACCCCTTGGCGGGCAGCCTGACCCGCATGCCCTGGCGGCTGATCCCCACCGCTGCCGTGCAAGTCAGCATGCACCCGCAAGAAGGCCTGCCGGCCACCGTCGCCGACCCGCGCCACGTGCTGGTACAGGTGATCGAGGCGCTGAAAATCGACGGTTATCACCCGGTGATGGCCTGCGAGCTGGAGTTTTACTTGCTGGACCAGCAGCGCGACGCCAACGGCCACCCGCAACCGGCCCTGGACAGCGATGGCCAGCGCCCACGCGCTACCCAGGTGTACGGCTTGCGCGAACTGGAGCAGATCGAGCCGTTTTTGGCCGACCTGTATGCTGCCTGCAAGGCCCAGGGCATTCCGGCGCGCACGGCGATTTCCGAGTACGCCCCAGGCCAGGTGGAAATCACCCTGGAGCATGGGGATGCGCTGTTGGCCATGGACCAGGCCGTGCGCTACAAACGCCTGGTCAAAGGCGTGGCGCACCAGCACGGCATGCAGGCCTGTTTCATGGCCAAGCCATTTGACCACTTGGCCGGCACCGGCATGCACATGCACGTCAGCCTGGCCGATGGCCAGGGGCGCAACCTGTACGCCAGCGAAGACAAGGCCGGCACCCCGTTGCTGCGCCAATCGGTAGGCGGCATGCTCGCGCACCTGCTCGACAGCCTGCTGCTGTTTTGCCCCAACGCCAACTCCTACCGGCGCTTCCAGGCCAACAGCTATGCCCCGCTGGCGCCGACCTGGGGCGTGGACAACCGCACCGTGAGCCTGCGCGTGCCCGGCGGGCCGGCCAACACCCGGCACATCGAGCACCGTATCTGCGGCGCCGATGCCAACCCCTACCTTGCGGCAGCCGCGATATTGGCGGCAATTCATCACGGCATCCGCAACGCCATCGACCCGGGCGAGCCGGTGCAAGGCAACGGCTACGCCCAGGCCACGACCTTGCTGCCCACCGATTGGCTGACCTCGCTCAAGGCACTGGAGCAGTCAACCTGGGCCCGCGAGGCGCTTGGCGAAGGTTTCATGCGCGTGTACCTGGCGGTCAAGCGCGAAGAGTATCGGCAGTTCATGAGCGAGGTGGGGGAGCAGGATTGGCGCTGGTATCTCACACAGGCGTGAGACCGCGTTGCCCTGTTCGCGGATGCTCCTACAGGCCCCCGTCGCCTCTAGGAGCATCCGTGAAGCCAACACCGCCCAACATTTCGGATACCCATAATGAACCCACGCTCTAATTCCTATTACACCGCCACCCTCAACCAGGAAAGTGACTACCCCACCCTGCAAGGCCAGGTCAGCGTCGACGTGGTGATCATCGGCGGTGGCTTCACCGGCGTGGCCACGGCGGTGGAACTGGCCGAACGCGGCCTGAAAGTCGCCATTGTCGAAGCCAACAAGATCGGCTGGGGCGCCAGCGGGCGCAACGGCGGCCAGGTCACTGGCAGCCTGTCGGGCGACGAGGCCATGCGCGGGCAGATGCGCAAGCGCCTGGGCGATGAAGTGGACGATTTTATCTGGCACCTGCGCTGGCGCGGCCACCAGATCATCGAAAACCGCGTGGCCAAATACAACATTGCCTGCGACCTGAAGCAGGGTCACCTGCACGCCGCCATGAAGCCTGCACACATGACCGAGCTGCGCGCCGCCCACGAC contains:
- a CDS encoding beta-ketoacyl-ACP synthase III, which encodes MHNVVISGTGLYTPANSISNEELVQSYNTWAQQFNAENAEAIERGELQAATESSAAFIEKASGIKSRFVMDKAGILDPQRMKPRLPERSNDEPSILCEMAVAAAKQALERAGKTAADIDAVIVACSNLPRAYPALAVEVQQALGIQGFGFDMNVACSSATFGIQTACNSVQLGQARAVLVVDPEICTGHLNFRDRDSHFIFGDACTAVVVERADLATSKHQFDVVSTKLLTQFSNNIRNNFGFLNRAAEEGIGQPDKLFVQEGRKVFREVCPMVAELIGAHLAENDIQVSDVKRFWLHQANLSMNHLIVRKLLGREASVQEAPVILDTYANTSSAGSVIAFHTYQDDLPKGALGVLSSFGAGYSIGSVILRKR
- the hrpA gene encoding ATP-dependent RNA helicase HrpA, translated to MTDQTPAIDQLLKNLDQAMISERHRLRRQLHDLRKKPDEARLAQWAAKVQASFDQVAARRASVPVIRYDDSLPIAAKRDEIKKILAEHQVLIIAGETGSGKTTQLPKICLELGRGQHGQIAHTQPRRIAARSVATRVAEELGTPLGALVGYQVRFEDQSDANTLVKLMTDGILLAETQHDRFLERYDTIIVDEAHERSLNIDFLLGYLKTLLPRRPDLKVIITSATIDLERFSKHFNDAPIIEVSGRTYPVDTWYRPLTSEQDEEGNAVEEDLSVDQAIIATLDEIAVFERSEGKRPGDVLVFLPGEREIRDAAEMLRKAQLRHTEILPLYARLSPAEQQKIFQSHPGRRVVLATNVAETSLTVPGIRYVIDSGTARISRYSYRAKVQRLPIEAVSQASANQRKGRCGRVEPGICIRLYSEEDFNGRPEFTDPEILRTNLAAVILQMLHLRLGEIDQFPFIEPPDGKAITDGFNLLQELSAVNRENQLTPLGRQLARLPVDPRMGRMLLEAATQGSLQEVLIVASALSVQDVRERPPERQQAADQAHAQWKDADSDFAALVNLWRGFEEQRQALTASPLRNWCRKNFLNYLRLREWRDAHRQLSLICRDLQLTVNKEPADFPKFHKAILSGLLSQIGQKTEEGDYLGARQRRFWIHPSSGIGKKRPQWLMTAELMETTKLYARMVAKIDADWIEPLAGHLIKKNHFEPHWEKKRGQVVAFEQITLFGLIVVGRRPVHYGPIDPVVSREMFIREGLVRGEIQSRAKCLTANRQLLEQLDELEAKARRRDILADEETLYAYYEARLPAEIHQTATFDSWYKSESQKNAQLLIMREEDVLAREASEVTAAQYPDTLRLGDLTLALSYHFEPNHPRDGVTLRVPAPLLPSLPNERLEWLVPGLIEAKCIALVRNLPKVIRKNFVPVPDFIKAALQRITFGEGSLPQALGRELLRMTGARVSDEAWQEAEQQVDSHLRMNIEVLDGQGKFLGEGRDLAELTARFAQASQAALAAPQSAKSQQPVEAKVFAAVAQKAQQNIAGLSMTVYPALVEDNGTVKEGRFSTAAEAQFQHRRALQRLLLQQLAEPAKFLRGKLPGLTELGLMYRELGRVDALVEDILLASLDSCILEGEASLPRDGAGLLSLAERKRGAWAEHAERLARQTLDILKLWHGLQKRFKGKIDLAQAVALNDIKQQLGNLVYPGFVRQTPALWFKELPRYLKAIELRLEKLASQVQKDRVWSQELAGLWAQYQARASKHGQEGKRDPELELYRWLIEEYRVSLFAQQLGTKLPISDKRLGKQWSQVEG
- a CDS encoding glutamine synthetase family protein, with protein sequence MTFAPLQQAQDFLAANPDIEMFELFILDANGVPRGKLLHRDELLAVYESGRPLPSTILGLTLQGDDVENSGLVWDVGDIDCRAYPLAGSLTRMPWRLIPTAAVQVSMHPQEGLPATVADPRHVLVQVIEALKIDGYHPVMACELEFYLLDQQRDANGHPQPALDSDGQRPRATQVYGLRELEQIEPFLADLYAACKAQGIPARTAISEYAPGQVEITLEHGDALLAMDQAVRYKRLVKGVAHQHGMQACFMAKPFDHLAGTGMHMHVSLADGQGRNLYASEDKAGTPLLRQSVGGMLAHLLDSLLLFCPNANSYRRFQANSYAPLAPTWGVDNRTVSLRVPGGPANTRHIEHRICGADANPYLAAAAILAAIHHGIRNAIDPGEPVQGNGYAQATTLLPTDWLTSLKALEQSTWAREALGEGFMRVYLAVKREEYRQFMSEVGEQDWRWYLTQA